In Alphaproteobacteria bacterium, the genomic window GAGATGGTCGTTTTTTAGAAAAAGTAGGAACTTATAACCCTTTACTTGCTCGTGATGATTCTAATCGTCTTGCTTTACAAAAAGAACGTTTGGAATATTGGCTTAAAGCTGGCGCACAACCAACAGAACGTGTTGCGATGTTTATGGTATCAATTGGATTGATCTCAGCCCCTGCTAAACATGATCAAACAAAGAAACATTTACCAAAAGCTAAGGCCCAGGCTCGTTTGAAAGAAGCAGAAAGTGCAACTAAAGAGCCAACTGAACCAGCAGCGGCATAGTTTGT contains:
- the rpsP gene encoding 30S ribosomal protein S16; translated protein: MNSKKRPYYHVVIADSRSPRDGRFLEKVGTYNPLLARDDSNRLALQKERLEYWLKAGAQPTERVAMFMVSIGLISAPAKHDQTKKHLPKAKAQARLKEAESATKEPTEPAAA